ACGGCCTCGTCACCGGTGAGGCCGAGGTCGCCCTCGAGCACCGAGACGGCGTGGATGAGAGCGGAGCCACCGCCGGGGACGATGCCCTCCTCGATCGCGGCGCGCGTGGCGGAGACGGCGTCCTCGATGCGGTGCTTCTTCTCCTTCAGCTCCACCTCGGTGGCGGCGCCGACCTTGATCACGCACACGCCACCGGCGAGCTTGGCGAGACGCTCCTGGAGCTTCTCGCGGTCCCAGTCGGAGTCGGTGTTCTCGATCTCGGCCTTGATCTGGTTGACCCGGCCCTCGACGGCGCTGGCGTCTCCGGCACCATCGACGATGGTCGTGTTGTCCTTGGTGATCACGACGCGACGGGCCTGGCCCAGCACCTCGAGGCCGACCTGGTCGAGCTTGAGCCCGACCTCGGGGGCGATGACCTGACCACCGGTGAGGGTGGCGATGTCCTGCATCATCGACTTGCGGCGGTCACCGAAGGCGGGGCTCTTCACCGCGACGGCGTTGAACGTGCCGCGGATCTTGTTGACCACCAGGGTCGACAGCGCCTCGCCGTCGACGTCCTCGGCGAGGATGAACAGCGGCTTGCCCGCGGCGATGACCTTCTCCAGGAGCGGGAGCAGGTCGGCGATCGCCGAGATCTTGCCCTGGTGCAGCAGGATGTAGGGGTCGTCGAGGACGGCCTCCATCCGCTCGGGGTCGGTCACGAAGTACTGCGACAGGTAGCCCTTGTCGAACTGCATGCCCTCGGTGAAGTCGAGCTCGGTGCCCATGGTGCTGGACTCCTCGACGGTGATGACACCGTCCTTGCCGACCTTGTCGAAGGCCTGCGAGAGCAGGTCGCCGATGACCTTGTCGCGGCTGGAGATGGTGGCCACGGAGGCCATGTCCTCCACCGAGTCGACCTCGCGGGCGGCCTCGAGCAGCGCCTCGCCGACAGCCTTGGCTGCGGCGTCCATGCCGCGCTTGAGGCCCATCGGGTTGACGCCGGCCGCGACGGCGCGCAGGCCCTCGTGGACCATCGCCTGGGCGAGGACCGTGGCGGTGGTGGTGCCGTCACCGGCGACGTCGTTCGTCTTGGTGGCGACCTCCTTGGTGAGCTGGGCACCGAGGTTCTCGAAGGGGTCGTCCAGCTCGATCTCGCGCGCGACGGTGACACCGTCGTTCGTGATCGTGGGGGCGCCCCACTTCTTGTCGAGGACGACGTAGCGGCCCTTGGGGCCGAGCGTCACCTTGACGGCGTTGGCGAGGGCGTCGACGCCGCGCTCGAGGGCGCGGCGGGCGTTCTCGTCGAACTCCAGGATCTTGGGCATGTGGCTGCTCCTAGGTCAGTGGGAAGTAAAGACAGACCCGGGCGTCATGCGACACGGGTCGCGGGGCGACCGGTCGGCATGACGCCCGGGCCGGTGGATCAGGAGACGATCGCGAGGACGTCGCGCGCCGAGAGGATCAGCAGCTCCTGGCCGCCGAACTTCACCTCGGTGCCGCCGTACTTGCTGTAGATGACCTTGTCGCCCACGGAGATGTCCATGGGGACGCGCTCGTCGCCGTCGTCGTTGAAGCGACCGGGGCCCACGGCCACGACCTCGCCCTCCTGGGGCTTCTCCTTGGCCGTGTCCGGGATGACGAGACCGGAAGCAGTGGTCTGCTCGGCCTCGACCTGCTTGACGACGATGCGGTCCTCGAGGGGCTTGATGTTGATCGACACGTTGGATCGACCTCCACTTTCTTGCGCGCGTTGGCTGGTGGAAAACGAAAGGGGTGCTCGCAGGCCCCGGCACGCCGTCGCGGGGATCGCGCCGACCTGGCAAGCGTTGGCACACTCACAAGGAGAGTGCCAGTTCAAAAACTAGCACTCCCCCTGGAGGAGTGCCAGCGCGGGCGGTCCTGACAGGATCAGCGGATGGACCTCGACGCCTTCCGGTGGCTGCTCACCGACGACGGGCAGGCCCTGCTCGTGCAGGCCGAGGCCCTCGACCCGGCCGACCCGCTGCGCGCGCAGACCGCGCTGCGCCGCCACGCCGACGCCGAGCACGCCGCCGCGGCGCTGACCCAGGCGTCGCTGCGTCGGCGCGCGGTCGCGAAGTTCGCTGACCTGGCCCCCCGGCTCTACTTCACCCCCGACGGCCTGGAGCAGGCCACCCGCCTCAGCGTCGCGCGGCACCGCGCCGCCCGGCTGCGCGCCTTCGACGCGCTCAGCCTCGTCGACCTCGGCTGCGGCATCGGGGGCGACCTGCTCGCGGCCGCCGAGCAGGGCCTCGTGTGCGTCGGGGTGGACCTCGACCCGGTGCGCGTCGCGGTCGCCGAGGCCAACCTCGCCGCACTCGGGCTGGAGGGTGTCGTCGGCCAGGTCGATGCCACCACCCTCGACACCTCCCCCTTCGACGTCGCGTACGCCGACCCTGCCCGACGCTCGGCGCGCGGGCGCAGCTTCGACGTCGACGACTGGACTCCCCCGTGGTCCTTCGTCGAGGGGCTGCTGCGCCGGGACTCGTGCGTGAAGGTGGCGCCCGGCATCCCGCACGCGCTGGTGCCCGAGGGCGTCGAGGCCGAGTGGGTCAGCGACCACGGCGAGGTCAAGGAGGCCGCCCTGTGGTCGGGCCGCCTGGCCACCACCCAGCGCCGCGCGACCGTCATCGGCGGCGGCGGCCTGGCCACCCTCACCGACGAGGACGACCCCGGCGCCGGCACCCGGCCGGTGGGCCGCTACCTCTACGAGCCCGACGGCGCCGTCATCCGCGCCGGGCTGGTCACGGCGGTCGCGGCCGCGCTCGACGGCGGCCTCCTCGACGAGCACATCGCCTACGTCGGTACCGACACCGCCGCGCCCACGCCGTTCGCGCGCGGCTACGAGGTGCTCGAGGAGCTGCCCTACCGGGAGAAGGCGCTGCGCGCCGCCCTGCGCGAGCGCGGCGTGGGCCGGTTGACGATCAAGAAGCGAGGCGTCGACGTGGTGCCCGAGGAGCTGCGCAAGCGGCTCGCGCTCGCCGGCGACGCGGAGGCCACGATCGTGCTGACCCGGGTCGCCGGCCAGGGCGCCGCGCTGCTGGTCCGACCTCTCTGACGACGCTCAGGCGGGGCCGAGCGCCGCCTTCTCCGCACCGATGGTGGTGTCGGGGCCGTGGCCGGTGTGCACCACGGTCTCCTCGGGCAGGTCGAGGAGACGCGTCCGGATGGAGTCCACGATGACGTCCTCGTCGCTGAACGAGCGACCGGTGGCGCCGGGACCGCCCTGGAACAGGGTGTCCCCGCTGAACAGCACCCCCAGTGCGGGAGCGTGGAAGCAGACCGCCCCCGGTGCGTGACCCGGCGTGTGGATCGCGCGCAGCGTGATCCCGCCGATCATGATCTCGAAGCCGTCACCGAGGTCGACGTCCCAGAGGTGGTCGGCGTGGGTGAGCTCCCACAGCGGCCGATCGTCGGGGTGCAGCATGATCGGCGCCACCGCGCGCTCCCGCAGCTGCGGGGCGACCCGGCAGTGGTCGTCGTGGGCGTGCGTCAGCAGGATCGCCCGCAGGTTGCGGTCGCCCACCAGCGCCATGATCGCGTCGACGTCGTGCGGAGCGTCGATGACGACGCACTCGCTGTCGTCGCCGACCACCCAGACGTTGTTGTCGACCTGGTGGGTCTCGCCGTCGAGGGAGAAGGTCCCCGAGACCACCGCGTGGTCCACCCGGGCGGTCACGTGAACATCACCACCGAGCGCAGGACCTCGCCCTGGTGCATCTTCTCGAACGCCGCCTCGATGTCGTCGATGCCGATCTCCTCGCTCACGAACGCGTCGAGGTCGAGGCGACCGGAGGTGTAGAGGTCGGTGAGCATCGGGAAGTCGCGGCTGGGCAGGCAGTCGCCGTACCAGCTCGACTTCAGCGACCCGCCGCGCCCGAAGACGTCGATGAGCGGGAGGTCGGGGACCTTCATGTCCGGTGTGGGCACGCCGACCAGCACCACGGTGCCGGCGAGGTCGCGCGCGTAGAACGCCTGCTTCCAGGTCTCGGGGCGACCGACCGCCTCGATGACGACGTCGGCACCCTCGGCGCCGGGGTAGACCTCGGCGCAGATGCGCTTGATCTCCTCGACCGGGTCCACCTTCGAGGAGTCGATGGTGTGGGTCGCCCCGAAGCCGGGGGCCTTCTCGAGCTTCTTGGCGTCGATGTCGACGGCGATGACGGGGCTGGCGCCGGAGAGGGCGGCACCGGCGATCGCGGCCATGCCGACCCCGCCGCAACCGATCACGGCTGCGGACTTGCCGCGAGTGGTCTCACCGGTGTTGATGGCGGCTCCCAGGCCGGCCATCACGCCGCAGCCCAGCAGGCCGACGGCGGCCGGACGGGCCTCGGGGTCGACCTTGGTGCACTGCCCGGCCGCGACGAGGGTCTTCTCCGCGAAGGCTCCGATGCCGAGCGCGGGCGACAGCTCGGTGCCCGCGTCGTCGCCCTCGGCCAACGTCATCTTCTGGGTGGCGTTGTGGGTGTTGAAGCAGTACTGCGGCTCGCCGCGGTTGCAGGCACGGCAGTCGCCGCACACCGCACGCCAGTTCAGCACCACGAAGTCACCCGGCGCGACGGTGGTGACACCCTCGCCGACCGACTCCACGATGCCGGCTGCCTCGTGACCGAGCAGGAACGGGAACTCGTCGTTGATGCCACCCTCGCGGTAGTGCAGGTCGGTGTGGCACACGCCGCAGGCCTGCACCTGCACCACCGCCTCGCCCGGACCGGGGTCCGGCACGTTGATCGTGGTCACCTCGACGGGCGCGCCCTTGGCGCGCGCGACGACGGCCTTCACCTGCTGCATGACTGGTCCTCTCGATGGTTCGTGGACTGCTGTGGCCCCATGCAACCCCATCGCGGGCGTGACCCGCCAGGTACCCCCGGGGCTGTTCCAACCATCGGCACCGGCACGGCGTCTGGTCGGTGTGGGACGAAGAAGGACACGATGCCAGCAGGAGCACGGACCCGGGCGGGTGAGGAGATGAACGGAGTGGCGACCGAAGGGCGACGCGCGCCCACCGACGGCGCACGGCGCGACGCCGAGTTCACCGAGTACCTCGCCGCCCGCCAGGCGGCCCTGCTGCGCACGGCGTACCTGGTCTGCGGCGACCGGCACCAGGCCGAGGACGTGCTCCAGACCGCGCTGGCCAAGCTGTACCTCTCCTGGGACAAGGTCCGCGACCGCGGTGCGCTGGACGCCTACGTGCGTCGCATCGTCGTCAACGAGACCACCTCGGCGTGGCGGCGCCCCTGGCACCGTCGCGAGCGGGCCACCGACGCGCTGCCCGAGACGGCCGCCCACCACGACGCGTACGACGAGGGGCGGTCGGCGGCGCTGTGGGCGGTCGTGCGCTCGCTGCCGCCCAAGGCGCGCGCCGTGGTGGTGCTGCGCTACTACGAGCAGCTCACCGAGGCCGAGACCGCGCAGGCGCTGGGCGTCTCGACCGGCACCGTGAAGTCCCAGTGCAACCGGGCGATGGCCCTGCTCCGCGAACGCACACCGGCACACCTGCACCCCCGGGAGGAGGAGCGATGAACGAGCACCTGCGCAGCGACGAGGTCGGCGCGGCCCTGCAGCGCGAGGTCTCCGACCTGCACGACACCCCGCTCACCCTCGGCGACGTCCGTGGTCGGGCCCGGCGCATCCAGCGCCGTCGGCACGGCGTCCGTGCCGCGGCCGCCGTGACGCTCGCCGCCGTGGCCGTCCCGGCGGTCCTGCTCCTCGGCGGCACCGACGACCGGACCGACGGTGTCGACCCCGCGACCCCCACGCCCCCCGGCACCTCGGGCACCGCGGTGCTGCACGACGGCACCGTGACCCTCGGCGACGGGCGCACCGTCGACCTGGCGATCGGCGACGCCGCCGTGTCCTCGCTCGGGGTGCTCAGCGACGGGCGGATGGTGCTGACCACCAACACGCCGGAGGTGGTGCAGGTGCTCAGTGCCGACGGCTCGGAGGCGGCGACCTACCCGGTGGAGCTCAACACCTTCGCGATGGGACCGACCGACGACACCGCGGCCTGGATCGCCCCGGACGGCCGGGTCCAGGTCCTCGAGGCGGGGATCCGCGAGCCGATCGGCCTGCAGGCCCTGCCGCAGCGTCGCCGCACGTTCTGGACGGTCGACGCCGTGATCGGGGACGAGTGCCTGATGAGCGGCAGCGGCTGCCGGGTCCTGGCCAGCGACGGGGACCACACCACGACCGTGGTGACCATGGAGGGCGTCGCCGACCTCGAGGCCGACGAGGCCTTCTCGGTGAGTGATGTCAGCCGGGACGGTGGCACCTGGGCGGTCGCATTCCGTCCGGGGAGGAACGAGCAGTTCGGCTGCAGCGGCCTGTACGACGTGGCCTCCGACGCCGTGGTCGCGCGCACCTGCGAGACCTCGAACCTGGAGTTCGCCCCGGACGGACAGCACCTGCTCGGGACTCGGGGTGACAACAACATGGACGGCCGGGTCACCGTGCTCGACCGCGACCTGACCACCGTCCTGACCTACCAGGGTGTGCGCGACATGGTCGTCAGCCGGTCGGCCTGGGCCGATGCCGAGGCGTTGCTGCTCGCGGTGGTCGGGTTCGAGGACCAGCAGTGGTCCCTGCTGCGGGTGCCGATCGACGGTTCGGACCCGACCACGGTCATGGGGCCGGTCGACGGCGGGAACCCTGAGCTCGAGTCCGAGTTCCTGCCCTCGATGTAGGTCGCCGGCGCGCGGCCGTCCTCAGCGCCACTCGAGCGAGGCCAGCACCGAGTCCACGGCGCGCTGGTGCGCCTTCACGCTCCCGGAGGTCTCGACCTCCACCTCCACCGTCGAGGCCTCCGTGGTCCCGACGATGGCGAGGAAGACGAAGTACGGTCCCCGCTCGCTGGTCCCCACGAAGGTGCGACCCTCGACTCCCCCGACCTCGAGGTCCTCGCCCGGCCCGACGTCGAACCCCTGCCGGTCGCGGAACGCCTCCAGCGTCAGGTCGGCGTACTCGTCGAGATCAGGGCTGGACAGCACGGGGAAGCTGCTGATGCTGATGTACCCGGTCTGGCTGCCGTACGTGGCGCCGCTCTGGCTGCCCCCGTCCCGGATCTGGACGATCCAGTCCTGGTCCGGCATCCGGATGGCGGCCTCGGGCACCTTCAGCCGTGGACCCGTGGCCTCGTCCACCTGCGGCTCCGGGGCCGACGAGCTCGACGGCTCCTCCGACGGGGAGGTGGACGTGGACGGCGCGGCCTCGGACGACGGGCTCCCGTCCTCGCCTCCGCACCCCGCGGTCGCCAGCGCCAGGCTGAGCAGGAGTGCGATGGCGACACGCGTTCTCATGACGTCTCCGAGATGGCTGAGGGTGCTGGGCTCGGACACCGTACAGCGCCGGTTCCGTCGGTTTGCCCACCCGCGCACGCGGGTATCCCCTGTGCAGCACACCTCTCTCTCGGACACGGAGCCTCCATCGATGTATCTCGCGGAACTGGCCACCGCCATGC
This Nocardioides dokdonensis FR1436 DNA region includes the following protein-coding sequences:
- a CDS encoding class I SAM-dependent methyltransferase, translated to MDLDAFRWLLTDDGQALLVQAEALDPADPLRAQTALRRHADAEHAAAALTQASLRRRAVAKFADLAPRLYFTPDGLEQATRLSVARHRAARLRAFDALSLVDLGCGIGGDLLAAAEQGLVCVGVDLDPVRVAVAEANLAALGLEGVVGQVDATTLDTSPFDVAYADPARRSARGRSFDVDDWTPPWSFVEGLLRRDSCVKVAPGIPHALVPEGVEAEWVSDHGEVKEAALWSGRLATTQRRATVIGGGGLATLTDEDDPGAGTRPVGRYLYEPDGAVIRAGLVTAVAAALDGGLLDEHIAYVGTDTAAPTPFARGYEVLEELPYREKALRAALRERGVGRLTIKKRGVDVVPEELRKRLALAGDAEATIVLTRVAGQGAALLVRPL
- a CDS encoding S-(hydroxymethyl)mycothiol dehydrogenase, encoding MQQVKAVVARAKGAPVEVTTINVPDPGPGEAVVQVQACGVCHTDLHYREGGINDEFPFLLGHEAAGIVESVGEGVTTVAPGDFVVLNWRAVCGDCRACNRGEPQYCFNTHNATQKMTLAEGDDAGTELSPALGIGAFAEKTLVAAGQCTKVDPEARPAAVGLLGCGVMAGLGAAINTGETTRGKSAAVIGCGGVGMAAIAGAALSGASPVIAVDIDAKKLEKAPGFGATHTIDSSKVDPVEEIKRICAEVYPGAEGADVVIEAVGRPETWKQAFYARDLAGTVVLVGVPTPDMKVPDLPLIDVFGRGGSLKSSWYGDCLPSRDFPMLTDLYTSGRLDLDAFVSEEIGIDDIEAAFEKMHQGEVLRSVVMFT
- the groL gene encoding chaperonin GroEL (60 kDa chaperone family; promotes refolding of misfolded polypeptides especially under stressful conditions; forms two stacked rings of heptamers to form a barrel-shaped 14mer; ends can be capped by GroES; misfolded proteins enter the barrel where they are refolded when GroES binds), whose protein sequence is MPKILEFDENARRALERGVDALANAVKVTLGPKGRYVVLDKKWGAPTITNDGVTVAREIELDDPFENLGAQLTKEVATKTNDVAGDGTTTATVLAQAMVHEGLRAVAAGVNPMGLKRGMDAAAKAVGEALLEAAREVDSVEDMASVATISSRDKVIGDLLSQAFDKVGKDGVITVEESSTMGTELDFTEGMQFDKGYLSQYFVTDPERMEAVLDDPYILLHQGKISAIADLLPLLEKVIAAGKPLFILAEDVDGEALSTLVVNKIRGTFNAVAVKSPAFGDRRKSMMQDIATLTGGQVIAPEVGLKLDQVGLEVLGQARRVVITKDNTTIVDGAGDASAVEGRVNQIKAEIENTDSDWDREKLQERLAKLAGGVCVIKVGAATEVELKEKKHRIEDAVSATRAAIEEGIVPGGGSALIHAVSVLEGDLGLTGDEAVGVRIVRKSADEPLRWIAENGGVNGYVVTTKVREMGVGNGYNAATEEYGDLVAQGVLDPVKVTRSALVNATSIAGMLLTTETLIVEKPEDEDQAAAGGQGHGHGH
- a CDS encoding MBL fold metallo-hydrolase: MTARVDHAVVSGTFSLDGETHQVDNNVWVVGDDSECVVIDAPHDVDAIMALVGDRNLRAILLTHAHDDHCRVAPQLRERAVAPIMLHPDDRPLWELTHADHLWDVDLGDGFEIMIGGITLRAIHTPGHAPGAVCFHAPALGVLFSGDTLFQGGPGATGRSFSDEDVIVDSIRTRLLDLPEETVVHTGHGPDTTIGAEKAALGPA
- the groES gene encoding co-chaperone GroES, which gives rise to MSINIKPLEDRIVVKQVEAEQTTASGLVIPDTAKEKPQEGEVVAVGPGRFNDDGDERVPMDISVGDKVIYSKYGGTEVKFGGQELLILSARDVLAIVS
- a CDS encoding SigE family RNA polymerase sigma factor; this translates as MPAGARTRAGEEMNGVATEGRRAPTDGARRDAEFTEYLAARQAALLRTAYLVCGDRHQAEDVLQTALAKLYLSWDKVRDRGALDAYVRRIVVNETTSAWRRPWHRRERATDALPETAAHHDAYDEGRSAALWAVVRSLPPKARAVVVLRYYEQLTEAETAQALGVSTGTVKSQCNRAMALLRERTPAHLHPREEER